The DNA sequence GGAGTAGAACATACCAATAAATACACATCTTCTCTAATGTCTAATTCTTTtccattatacattgtatgctaCTATAGTTTATCTTGCTTATTTTTGGTTGTTTCGGTGGTTTCCACATTTGCTTATAATAAATAATGTTGCAGCaggcattattttattaaaatcctCAGGTGCagatttgggggtttttttgtagttattgtttttaagacatggtctcactctgtcacccaggcttgtaGTACAGtgatgacatgatcatagctcactacaacttaaAACTCCTGGACTTCAGGGATCCTctattagctgggactacaggctcggcCAACCACACTcgactaactttaaaaaaattttttttggagagatgaggtctcattgtgttgtccaggctggtcttgaattcaagcatgagccactgcacctggctggatttttttttttttttttagcataaattGCTAGATGCAGAATGATAAAGAATAGACTTATGttgtttatttctctaaaaagatAATACCAATTTATactaaattaagaatatttttaaaataatgcaaactcTGAATACTTCTCACCAACTTCACTTCTGCCACTGAATTTTATATCTTAAATGACGAAATTCTATGGTATGTTATTAAGAAAAGATAACCGTGAAAGTGTATACTTGCATagctttgagaaatattttcagtattttttaggTAAAAGTAAATTCAgaccatttttaaaagcaataacaGTAACATTAATCTTTCCTCACTTTCTACCCTCACTCGTTTAAACATCTTTTAGGTTTGCCCTTGTTGGTGTTGGATCTGAAGcatcttcaaaaaaattaatggatCTGTTGCCTAAAAGAGAACTTCATGGTCAGAATCCTGTTGTAACTCCATGCAATAAACAGTTCCTGAGTCAATTTGAAATGCAGTCCAGGAAAAGTAAGCAATCCCTCAGAGGCTTTTATTAAAAGACGTACATTTTAACCAATGTATTTGTTAGGTGTTAAACTAGGAAAGTCGCCTTAATATTGGTTCATTGGAAACTCCATTTTAGAAAGTCTATGCTTTGAATCCGATTTAATCGCTGGTTATTACTGTGGACCATGTGCTGGAAACcttccattccatttttctttagatGTAACAGACCCAATACTTTACAAAATTTGCAAGTTCTGTAGCCCTGCCATTCTTGTCCTGTCATTCCCATCTTagagaaaggaataaactacATTCTAATCCTTAGATCGAAGGAAAGCTATGTGGATGTATGTTATGGTGGGGGAGAGACCATTGAGAACCAgaaaatattctttgattttctgcttgGCACCAAGACCTTTCACCGCTTGGTAAAgtgaatatagaaaatatttgccattgTACACTTAAGAATGTTATCATTTAAAGAGATAAGGTAGATGATCATGTAATTAACAAAAATTCAagtagttgtttttgttttaatgttttagcACTTAAGACTTAATTGAAGAAGgtgttagaaaatataaatgatctaTGCTACTGAAATTAAGATTTCTGTTGAAGCATTTTGGTCTTGGCTGCTGCAGAGTACTAGTATTTTGAAAGTAACTCATATTTGCTcattggaaatatatttaaaccTGTGTATTTCAAGATTTCAAAAGCACTTAAATAGATATGAATGTTTTCCTAACCAATATTTCTCATGTAGTTTGCATGGGCCCAAGGCATCTTCAGTATCTAGTATAAATGAACTTTGAAATAGAGTTGTTTCTAATAACAGTGGTTACATTtcagaaaactattttaataagtGCTATTTATGAGTATTTGGATATTTGCAGCTACACAATCAGGACAAATGTCTGGGGAAGGTAAAGCTGGTCCTCCGGGAGGCAGTTCACGTGCAGCATTTCCACAAGGTGGTAGAGGACGGGGCCGTTTTCCAGGGGCTGTTCCTGGTGGGGACAGATTTCCTGGGCCAGCAGGACCAGGAGGGCCACCCCCACCTTTTCCAGGtaaaacttttcttaaattaCCATGGATAAAATATGTCTACCTAatacctcttttccttttctctctttttcaagtAATGCATTATTAATGTGACTTACTTTCCTTGTTATGCTATTTTTGGAATCCAGGAAATTTGATCAAGCATCTTGTTAAAGGAACTCGGCCTTTGTTCCTGGAAACTAGGATTCCATGGCATATGGGGCACAGCATAGAGGAAATACCCATTTTTGGCCTAaaaggtctttatttttctccaaacttGCTTGACTTATATATAGAATATTTACATCCATCTTATTTTCTTACctcttaaaaaattctttcaagaCCATTTTTCCTTGTTTCACTTTCTAGCTTGGCATCAGAGTAGACTATAAGGTGGGTGATTTCACTGTAAGAAGTGTGTGTACACTGAAAGGTGGAAAATCTCTCTAAGTGTTGTAatcttttttattaaagtttttgtttcaataatttttcttaagCATAAATTGAGCTAGTTAAATGTGTAAGAATATACTTCACAATTGTAGTCGTTAGTGTAGCATTTACCATATGGGTtacatttaaagagaaagaatctTGGTCTATGCGTTATGCTTTAAAAGTATAATCTTGGCATCAggttaaaatatcttattattgaagtgtttttttcctctctcctttattCTATAGCTGGACAGACTCCACCACGTCCACCCTTAGGTCCTCCAGGCCCACCTGGTCCACCAGGTCCTCCACCTCCTGGTCAGGTTCTGCCTCCTCCTCTAGCTGGGCCTCCTAATCGAGGAGATCGCCCTCCACCACCAGTTCTTTTTCCTGGACAACCTTTTGGGCAGCCTCCGTTGGGTCCGCTTCCTCCTGGCCCTCCGCCTCCAGTTCCAGGCTACGGCCCCCCTCCTGGTCCACCACCTCCACAACAGGGaccacctccacctccaggcCCTTTTCCACCTCGCCCACCTGGTCCACTTGGGCCACCCCTTACACTTGCTCCTCCTCCGCATCTTCCTGGACCACCTCCAGGTGCCCCACCGCCAGCTCCACATGTGAACCCGGCTTTCTTTCCTCCACCAACTAATAGCGGCATGCCAACATCAGATAGCCGAGGTCCACCACCAACAGATCCATATGGCCGACCTCCACCATATGATAGGGGTGACTATGGGCCCCCTGGAAGGTAAGTTAGTATGTATCTATGAAAGTATTTGGTAAAACATAAGAACAACAActctgaaaaatattatattgtagATCTGTAAGTATATCATTTCTGCCCTCCAAAAAGATGAAGTTTCTAAGTTGCTAATTTATTTCAGTTAAAAGATACTTGTGTAAGAGAATTTTGTTTAGACTTGTTCTCTTTGTAGGAAAAATAGCATGTTTCAATCTGGAAAAGTAACTGCTGTCTCTAAGGCACATGTCAAAAGCAGCCTGTATGAATTGCTTTACACTGTTACGACTAACTTAGAAAATCTGTTGAGTACTAAGATTAAGTACTAAgttaaggtttatttttattttatagggaAATGGATACTGCAAGAACGCCATTGAGTGAAGCTGAGTTTGAGGAAATCATGAATAGAAATAGGGCAATCTCAAGCAGTGCTATTTCAAGAGCTGTGTCTGATGCCAGTGCTGGTTTGTGTATTTCTTCCTATATTAATGTTTCTTATTTATGTTATTAGGAATGACCTAAAAACTTACACACAGTCTGGTTAGATAAGTTATTTACATGTAATAATTCTTTTTGTATTCCAAAatcattacttattttaaaaacattgaagaaagatCTATGTCACGATATAGTGGAAAGACCCCTAATTTTAAGTTATTAGGTGCAGATTTAGGTCTTAGCTTgacatttaacacattgactgccacacaaaaaaaggagaaacttttccttggggccacagtgttttattacaaaaatagaacaaaaacttcaagtgtaatttaaaggtaaatataaatagaaaaacaaaattcattgaCTTCAGTTCATTAATaaacgtttttagaattaaattatcagtattaattgtaacaataagaacaccaacgagtaagattttatatatacttcATGTGGCCCAGGGTCGAAACTagaatgagttaaatacaactctcaaggcagttaatatgttaatagTATAGGGACCTTAAGGCAGCTAACTTAATCTCATATTTGCAAAATGATAACCTGTTTCACACAGCTTTAATTATAACCAGTTATGTTACTTTCATGAGCATAAAAGCCTTTTGCAAATGGTGAAACACTAAAAACAGACATTATCTTCTGTAGTCATTTTAAACCACACCACTTTGGTTAAATGCTTTATCACTCTTACCCTATGTAAGAGGTTTGATGGtaatttggaaataattgttTGACTTCAAACCCTTTCCTTTCCCCCACAGGTGATTATGGGAGTGCTATTGAGACATTGGTAACTGCAATTTCTTTAATTAAACAATCCAAAGTATCTGCTGATGATCGTTGCAAAGTTCTTATTAGCTCTTTGCAAGATTGCCTTCATGGAATTGAGTCCAAGTCATATGGTTCTGGATCAAGGTAAAACTTTCCTGTctcatgtctttttaaaactgctagtttgcaaatggaaaaaatacagtGTATGGGACTTCAAAATAGGATTTTGAACTCTTCAGAGGCTTCTACGTGCCCTTAGAATAAGGCCATAAAGATAGAGGCACACTATGTGATATAGTCCCTGCCTATCTTTTTTAGCCTCATCTTGTACCTCTTGCCTTAACTCACTATTCTCCAGCCATATTGATTTCCCTTTTTCTCTGGATACATCAAGCATTTGACTACCTCACTTATTTTGTGCTTGATATTCCTTCTGCTGGGAACCTTTTCCCCTGGCTCTTCACATACCTGCCTCTTTATGCTTCATGTCTCAACTTAATGTAATTTCTTAGAAGCAATCTTTAACCAGGTTAGTCTGTCATAtagttctgtttatttctttcgtAGTACTTACATAACTATTGTTATCAATGCACATTCCTTCTTGCTAGAATATGTGTTCAGTGATGGCAAGAGTCTTATCCATCCTTTTCActataatctttctttctttttttgtgtgtgtgtgagatagggtctctgttgcctaggctacagtgcagtggcgtggtcactgcaatctccaactccccGGCTCAAGCGCTCCTACGTATTGGGACTACAGATttatgccaccatgcttggctaatttttaaattttttataaagacaggagTCTCGCTGTGTCACAGAGGctaatcttaaactcctgggctcaagcaatcctcccaccttagtttcccagagtgctagaattataggtgtgccACTGCGCCCTGCCTATCCTGTTAACtacaatatttctaatttttgcagAGTGCCTGGTATAGAATGGGTGctaaatgaatatttcttgaatgagggagtggatgaatgaatgaatgaacgaataaatAACCTATTTTTCAGGTAGTTCTTTTTTAGCATTACTGATAGccttgaaattatatatatttttgaaaggtaGATCTTTAATCTTCATGTGAGATTCTTAGATCCATCTTAAGTGTACCTTATCTAGTGATGGAGTCTTTGTTAAGTTAAGGAAAGGAGCTTGTTTTGGCATAGTCCCCAATTTTATAACTATTACTTTTTTGACCCAGTGTAAAAATCTTTGGATCAGAACAGATTTGTCATAGCTGTAGATCATAtcttgtctcattttttttacactttttttttttttctttttgagacggggtctcgctctgtcttgAGCTAGATTGCAGTGCAGAGGCATCGTGGTAGCTTgctacaacttcaaactcctgggctgaagtgaacctactgcctcagcctcctgagtagctgggactacaggcacatgccaccatacctggctaatttttctatttttttgtagagacagtcttgctcttgctcaggctggtctcaaactcctggtctcaagcaatcttcccactcaggccttccagagtgctaggattacaggcgtgagctaccatgcccagcccttgtctctctcttttttttttttttttttttttaagttcaaagtAAGAACTTCTGCCTTGATCAAGGAGCTTAGCACCTAATAATGTCTAGCTGTTTGGTGctgaaatgcaagataaaaattgttttatttaaactaGTAGACAATGGTTATTTCCTATTATGAATTTAGCAGAATTTCTAAACATCTTTTTGGCAACAAACTTTCgttaaattatctgtttttttaaaaaagcagttcaTGAAACAATTCTACTTACTAAATACAATGTGAATACAACAGCAATAGTTTCTACTGGTCACAATTATTAGGCTTCTCTGCCTCTTCtccaaacatacatatatattagaaaGTTAGTTTCTTAGTGGAGCATAGTGCTCCTGATGAACTATATCTTGACtaggtagaaatgtaaaattaatattttatatataggttTATGTAACTTGTGTAGATAGGTGGTAATTTTACCTATTTGGGCCCCGTTGTATGTTGTGATTTCATGAATTTTATATCTAAAAGAAACTTTTATGTTCTTTGTCTTCAAATACAACTGTTTTGAAAGTCTCTCTcctttacttttctctttgttcagtCAGTATCCTACATGTCTGTTTTAGGGTGCTTGTTTAAATAGATGGTATGATGTATTTTCATGGTATGTGGTTCCCTTGTTtttggtgactttttaaaaatgaaatttctagtTCGTGCTTGCTGGTGAGCTGGTAAATCATTATTGGCAGGTCAGGATAGTAAGTCTAACTggatttacaaagaatttttcctttttagatttttttaaataccaaaatacTGACTCCTTATCTATCCAATTATGGAGAGCATTAATCCAGTAATTTCTTTTAGAAGACGTGAACGATCAAGAGAGAGGGACCATAGTAGATCACGAGAAAAGAGTCGGCGTCATAAATCCCGTAGTAGAGATCGTCATGACGATTACTATAGAGAGAGAAGTAGAGAACGAGAGAGGCACCGGGATCGTGACCGAGACCGTGACCGAGAGCGTGACCGAGAGCGCGAGTATCGTCATCGTTAGTAGGTGGGTATTCCTTGTTCCTGTTATATTTAGCAtgtgtattattaatagtaattataaCTCCAAGGCTATTGTTTATACAGTATATACCTACATTTTAAATGGTCCAACTACTTGTTCTGAATTTAATCTTCTGGAAACACCTGAGACAAATAACAAGTAAGTAAAGACAGGTAAAAATTTTGAccctttatttttgaatattgtaTTACTGAGTTACCACTTTCAGGTTTCAAATTGTTCATGGTCTTAACAAAGCAAGGAGATAATCAAGAGGACTCATTGTGTActtctaaaatctaaaaattgGGATTCTTATAATCACATACATAGTTTtcatgtgatttaaaatataaaatatagggagttatttcatatatatattatgtgcttggatttttaaaaatgaatttaaagtttCTATTCTTGAACTAATTTCATTTGTCCctaaaactttttaagaaaatataacacTATAAATAAGCTTATAATAcagggggatttttttttctcagcattcAAAGAgcctttttccttaaaaaacatatttttataaaagacacCGTTTTCCTGacatctggtttttgttttttaaagaaaagaaactatccTTTAATTTGCAAAGAAGATGTAAAAGTACTCAATTAAAATGGGTTCAGGGTGCTCcatatctaaaaattttaaattatgtcaaGCCATACATCCCAAGTTAGAATAaccttgaaataattttctttgatgtttcATTCATAAACCAtaatcattgtcttttttttctgtattttaaaactatttcttgTGTACATTTTTCATAAAGTGGGAAGAGTTGTCTGTTTATGCTTCATTTTcacatgtaattttatttttatatttgtgaacAGCATTTATTCATGTGAAGAGTTGGGAGGAGGGTACTGTAAAGCTTGTGCACGTGATACAAAGGTTTTTCTGTAAACAgaagtattttctttatatgttgtTGGCATATCCAAATTAAATTAGGCTAAAACAAACCCCTTTATAGGTAAATAGTCTTTATGCAGTTATTTTCAATAATCTTGGGAAACTTAATGAAAATTCAGTCATGGTAATTGTTAGTATTTAAATTGTTATGGACAGAATTAAAGGCTTTATTGAGTGTATGTAATTCTGTGACAGAATAGCAGTTTCTTTAACCATAACATATATTTTAGCAAATGAGATCCTTTTGAACAATACTATTTAGAAAATAAGCACAAGTCTTATTTTTGTGGGACACAAATAAGCTCTTATACTATTTACAATGCTAAGGGCTTTTTTAACCGAAAAGACTGGTTTTAATACTTTTCCTTGGATTTTGAGTATGTAGGTtgatatcaaaattttaatttttatactggTCTCCATGTATTGTATCacaaattttcatataaataattctcaaaatattccTTTAATATGAGGCAAAATATCTTTCACTTTAAAAACTAAGCTTATTGAAATTGATACTGTTTGTGGATGTAAGAATTGAATGTTGTATCATGTAAACCTAAACACTAAGTTTTAAAGATGTAGCAGATGAGTTAAATACATCTGATCTCGTAAAAACATTTCTCAATGTCTGTCCATCAGTTGTTTAAGGTGAATTGTGGTCAGGTTATTAGCTGAAATGCTTAACTGTATCAGCCATTTCAATTATAGAATGGTACAGATTCTGtaagttatatattttcttaaatttatttttatttttgtgacagagtctcactctgttgttgcccaggctagagtgctgtggtatgagcctagctcacaacaacctcaa is a window from the Eulemur rufifrons isolate Redbay chromosome 16, OSU_ERuf_1, whole genome shotgun sequence genome containing:
- the CPSF6 gene encoding cleavage and polyadenylation specificity factor subunit 6 isoform X4, encoding MADGVDHIDIYADVGEEFNQEAEYGGHDQIDLYDDVISPSANNGDAPEDRDYMDTLPPTVGDDVGKGAAPNVVYTYTGKRIALYIGNLTWWTTDEDLTEAVHSLGVNDILEIKFFENRANGQSKGFALVGVGSEASSKKLMDLLPKRELHGQNPVVTPCNKQFLSQFEMQSRKTTQSGQMSGEGKAGPPGGSSRAAFPQGGRGRGRFPGAVPGGDRFPGPAGPGGPPPPFPAGQTPPRPPLGPPGPPGPPGPPPPGQVLPPPLAGPPNRGDRPPPPVLFPGQPFGQPPLGPLPPGPPPPVPGYGPPPGPPPPQQGPPPPPGPFPPRPPGPLGPPLTLAPPPHLPGPPPGAPPPAPHVNPAFFPPPTNSGMPTSDSRGPPPTDPYGRPPPYDRGDYGPPGREMDTARTPLSEAEFEEIMNRNRAISSSAISRAVSDASAGDYGSAIETLVTAISLIKQSKVSADDRCKVLISSLQDCLHGIESKSYGSGSRRERSRERDHSRSREKSRRHKSRSRDRHDDYYRERSRERERHRDRDRDRDRERDREREYRHR
- the CPSF6 gene encoding cleavage and polyadenylation specificity factor subunit 6 isoform X1; the encoded protein is MADGVDHIDIYADVGEEFNQEAEYGGHDQIDLYDDVISPSANNGDAPEDRDYMDTLPPTVGDDVGKGAAPNVVYTYTGKRIALYIGNLTWWTTDEDLTEAVHSLGVNDILEIKFFENRANGQSKGFALVGVGSEASSKKLMDLLPKRELHGQNPVVTPCNKQFLSQFEMQSRKTTQSGQMSGEGKAGPPGGSSRAAFPQGGRGRGRFPGAVPGGDRFPGPAGPGGPPPPFPGNLIKHLVKGTRPLFLETRIPWHMGHSIEEIPIFGLKAGQTPPRPPLGPPGPPGPPGPPPPGQVLPPPLAGPPNRGDRPPPPVLFPGQPFGQPPLGPLPPGPPPPVPGYGPPPGPPPPQQGPPPPPGPFPPRPPGPLGPPLTLAPPPHLPGPPPGAPPPAPHVNPAFFPPPTNSGMPTSDSRGPPPTDPYGRPPPYDRGDYGPPGREMDTARTPLSEAEFEEIMNRNRAISSSAISRAVSDASAGDYGSAIETLVTAISLIKQSKVSADDRCKVLISSLQDCLHGIESKSYGSGSRRRERSRERDHSRSREKSRRHKSRSRDRHDDYYRERSRERERHRDRDRDRDRERDREREYRHR
- the CPSF6 gene encoding cleavage and polyadenylation specificity factor subunit 6 isoform X2, yielding MADGVDHIDIYADVGEEFNQEAEYGGHDQIDLYDDVISPSANNGDAPEDRDYMDTLPPTVGDDVGKGAAPNVVYTYTGKRIALYIGNLTWWTTDEDLTEAVHSLGVNDILEIKFFENRANGQSKGFALVGVGSEASSKKLMDLLPKRELHGQNPVVTPCNKQFLSQFEMQSRKTTQSGQMSGEGKAGPPGGSSRAAFPQGGRGRGRFPGAVPGGDRFPGPAGPGGPPPPFPGNLIKHLVKGTRPLFLETRIPWHMGHSIEEIPIFGLKAGQTPPRPPLGPPGPPGPPGPPPPGQVLPPPLAGPPNRGDRPPPPVLFPGQPFGQPPLGPLPPGPPPPVPGYGPPPGPPPPQQGPPPPPGPFPPRPPGPLGPPLTLAPPPHLPGPPPGAPPPAPHVNPAFFPPPTNSGMPTSDSRGPPPTDPYGRPPPYDRGDYGPPGREMDTARTPLSEAEFEEIMNRNRAISSSAISRAVSDASAGDYGSAIETLVTAISLIKQSKVSADDRCKVLISSLQDCLHGIESKSYGSGSRRERSRERDHSRSREKSRRHKSRSRDRHDDYYRERSRERERHRDRDRDRDRERDREREYRHR
- the CPSF6 gene encoding cleavage and polyadenylation specificity factor subunit 6 isoform X3, with the translated sequence MADGVDHIDIYADVGEEFNQEAEYGGHDQIDLYDDVISPSANNGDAPEDRDYMDTLPPTVGDDVGKGAAPNVVYTYTGKRIALYIGNLTWWTTDEDLTEAVHSLGVNDILEIKFFENRANGQSKGFALVGVGSEASSKKLMDLLPKRELHGQNPVVTPCNKQFLSQFEMQSRKTTQSGQMSGEGKAGPPGGSSRAAFPQGGRGRGRFPGAVPGGDRFPGPAGPGGPPPPFPAGQTPPRPPLGPPGPPGPPGPPPPGQVLPPPLAGPPNRGDRPPPPVLFPGQPFGQPPLGPLPPGPPPPVPGYGPPPGPPPPQQGPPPPPGPFPPRPPGPLGPPLTLAPPPHLPGPPPGAPPPAPHVNPAFFPPPTNSGMPTSDSRGPPPTDPYGRPPPYDRGDYGPPGREMDTARTPLSEAEFEEIMNRNRAISSSAISRAVSDASAGDYGSAIETLVTAISLIKQSKVSADDRCKVLISSLQDCLHGIESKSYGSGSRRRERSRERDHSRSREKSRRHKSRSRDRHDDYYRERSRERERHRDRDRDRDRERDREREYRHR